The following are from one region of the Etheostoma spectabile isolate EspeVRDwgs_2016 chromosome 15, UIUC_Espe_1.0, whole genome shotgun sequence genome:
- the clcn7 gene encoding H(+)/Cl(-) exchange transporter 7 isoform X2, whose amino-acid sequence MANISKKVSWSSRAEESGVAGEGTSLLNGSEQPRLSRQLSGGGSIFQIGRLSTVDLEEEITSDEDSLRGRPKEIPHNEKLLSLKYESLDYDNIENQLFLEEERRMSYMGFRCLEISRWVVCGLIGFLTGLIACFIDIAVEELAGIKYQVVKHNIEKFTEVGGLSISLILWAVLNSSIVMFGAIIVAFFEPIAAGSGIPQIKCYLNGVKIPRVVRLKTLVVKVSGVICSVVGGLAVGKEGPMIHSGAVVAAGVSQGRSTSLKRDFKIFEYFRRDTEKRDFVSAGAAAGVSAAFGAPVGGVLFALEEGASFWNQMLTWRIFFASMISTFTLNFFLSIYHNKPGDLSNPGLINFGRFESDSVAYNLYEIPLFIIMGAIGGLLGALFNKLNYWLTIFRIRYVHRPCLQVMEAMLVAAVTATVSFTMIYFSNDCQPLGPEHTEEYPLQLFCADGEYNSMATAFFNTPERSVRSLFHNQPGTYNPLTLGLFTLTYFFLACWTYGLAVSAGVFIPSLLIGAAWGRLFGILLASITASGSIWADPGKYALIGAAAQLGGIVRMTLSLTVIMVEATGNVTYGLPIMLVLMTAKIVGDYFEEGLYDIHIKLQSVPFLHLEAPATSHWLTAREVMGSPVTCLNRIEKVGTIVDILSNTSTNHNGFPVVVQVTASDEPAKLCGLILRSQLIVLLKHKVFVELARSRLTQRKLQLKDFRDAYPRFPPIQSIHVSQDERECMMDLTEFMNATPYTVPQETSLPRVFKLFRALGLRHLVVVDDENRVVGLVTRKDLARYHLGKHGLEELQVAQT is encoded by the exons ATGGCGAACATCTCAAAGAAAGTGTCGTGGTCCAGCCGGGCCGAGGAGTCCGGGGTAGCCGGGGAGGGGACGTCGCTGCTCAACGGCTCCGAGCAGCCCAGACTCTCTAGACAG CTGTCTGGAGGAGGCAGTATATTTCAGATAGGCAGACTCAGCACGGTGGATTTGGAGGAGGAGATTACGTCAGATGAG GACTCTCTGAGGGGGCGACCGAAAGAGATCCCTCATAATGAGAAGCTGCTGTCACTTAAATATGAG AGTCTGGACTATGATAACATTGAGAATCAGCTATTtttggaggaggagaggaggatgagcTACATG GGTTTTCGCTGTCTGGAGATCAGTCGCTGGGTGGTCTGTGGTCTAATTGGCTTTCTGACTGGCCTCATCGCCTGTTTTATAGACATTGCGGTGGAGGAACTGGCTGGGATCAAATACCAAGTGGTCAAACATA ACATAGAGAAGTTTACAGAGGTGGGCGGCCTGTCAATctccctcatcctctgggcTGTCCTCAACTCCTCCATTGTCATGTTTGGGGCCATCATAGTTGCATTTTTCGAG CCTATAGCAGCAGGAAGCGGTattcctcaaataaaatgttatctgAATGGAGTCAAAATTCCCAGGGTGGTACGACTCAAG ACACTGGTGGTGAAAGTGTCCGGTGTTATCTGTTCAGTGGTTGGCGGTCTTGCTGTaggaaag gaagGGCCCATGATTCACTCTGgtgctgttgtagctgcaggaGTCTCTCAGGGCAGGAGCACCTCCTTAAAGAGAGACtttaag ATCTTTGAATACTTCCGGAGAGACACAGAAAAAAGGGACTTTGtgtctgctggagctgctgccggAGTTTCCGCTGCTTTTGGAGCACCAGTCG GTGGCGTTCTGTTCGCTCTAGAGGAGGGAGCTTCTTTCTGGAACCAGATGTTGACGTGGAGAATA TTTTTTGCCTCCATGATCTCTACCTTCACCTTGAACTTCTTCCTCAGTATCTATCATAACAAACCAGGAGACCTTTCCAACCCGGGTCTCATCAACTTTGGGCGCTTTGAGAGTGAT AGTGTGGCCTATAACCTCTATGAGATTCCCTTGTTCATCATTATGGGAGCCATAG GTGGATTGCTGGGAGCTCTGTTCAACAAGCTCAACTACTGGCTGACCATCTTCAGGATCAG ATATGTTCATCGCCCTTGTTTACAAGTGATGGAGGCCATGTTGGTTGCTGCTGTGACCGCGACAGTGTCGTTCACCATGATCTACTTCTCCAATGACTGTCAGCCTCTGGGGCCTGAGCACACGGAGGAGTACCCCCTGCAG ttgttCTGTGCAGATGGGGAGTATAACTCCATGGCAACGGCCTTCTTCAACACTCCTGAGAGAAGTGTTCGTAGTCTCTTCCACAACCAGCCAG GAACCTACAATCCCTTGACCCTGGGTTTGTTCACCCTGACTTATTTCTTCCTGGCGTGTTGGACCTATGGCCTGGCGGTGTCTGCTGGAGTCTTCATCCCATCTCTTCTCATAGGAGCAGCCTGGGGAAGATTGTTTGGAATCCTGCTGGCCTCCATTACCGCCTCTGGCTCG aTCTGGGCTGATCCTGGTAAATATGCCCTGATTGGAGCTGCAGCTCAGTTAG GTGGCATTGTGAGGATGACCCTCAGTTTGACTGTCATCATGGTAGAGGCTACAGGAAATGTCACATACGGTCTTCCCATCATGCTCGTACTCATGACTGCCAAGATAGTAGGAGACTATTTTGAAGAA GGTCTGTATGACATCCACATCAAGCTGCAGAGCGTTCCCTTCCTGCACTTGGAGGCTCCCGCCACCTCCCACTGGTTGACCGCCCG AGAGGTGATGGGTTCCCCGGTCACCTGTCTGAACAGGATAGAGAAAGTGGGAACCATCGTGGACATCCTTAGCAACACGTCTACCAATCACAACGGCTTCCCAGTCGTGGTGCAGGTTACTGCTAGTGACGAG CCAGCGAAGCTCTGCGGCCTCATCCTCCGCTCTCAGCTCATTGTTCTTCTCAAGCACAAG GTGTTTGTGGAGTTGGCCCGGTCCCGGCTGACCCAGAGGAAGCTCCAGCTGAAGGACTTCAGGGACGCCTATCCCCGCTTCCCCCCAATCCAGAGCATCCACGTCTCTCAGGACGAGAGGGAGTGTATGATGGACCTCACTGAGTTCATGAACGCAACGCCTTACACTGTAccacag GAAACGTCTCTGCCTCGTGTGTTTAAGCTGTTCAGGGCGCTGGGACTCAGACACCTGGTGGTAGTGGATGATGAGAACAGG GTGGTTGGACTGGTGACAAGGAAAGACTTGGCCAGATATCACCTGGGAAAACACGGACTAGAGGAGCTTCAGGTGGCCCAgacata a
- the clcn7 gene encoding H(+)/Cl(-) exchange transporter 7 isoform X3 encodes MANISKKVSWSSRAEESGVAGEGTSLLNGSEQPRLSRQDSLRGRPKEIPHNEKLLSLKYESLDYDNIENQLFLEEERRMSYMGFRCLEISRWVVCGLIGFLTGLIACFIDIAVEELAGIKYQVVKHNIEKFTEVGGLSISLILWAVLNSSIVMFGAIIVAFFEPIAAGSGIPQIKCYLNGVKIPRVVRLKTLVVKVSGVICSVVGGLAVGKEGPMIHSGAVVAAGVSQGRSTSLKRDFKIFEYFRRDTEKRDFVSAGAAAGVSAAFGAPVGGVLFALEEGASFWNQMLTWRIFFASMISTFTLNFFLSIYHNKPGDLSNPGLINFGRFESDSVAYNLYEIPLFIIMGAIGGLLGALFNKLNYWLTIFRIRYVHRPCLQVMEAMLVAAVTATVSFTMIYFSNDCQPLGPEHTEEYPLQLFCADGEYNSMATAFFNTPERSVRSLFHNQPGTYNPLTLGLFTLTYFFLACWTYGLAVSAGVFIPSLLIGAAWGRLFGILLASITASGSIWADPGKYALIGAAAQLGGIVRMTLSLTVIMVEATGNVTYGLPIMLVLMTAKIVGDYFEEGLYDIHIKLQSVPFLHLEAPATSHWLTAREVMGSPVTCLNRIEKVGTIVDILSNTSTNHNGFPVVVQVTASDEPAKLCGLILRSQLIVLLKHKVFVELARSRLTQRKLQLKDFRDAYPRFPPIQSIHVSQDERECMMDLTEFMNATPYTVPQETSLPRVFKLFRALGLRHLVVVDDENRVVGLVTRKDLARYHLGKHGLEELQVAQT; translated from the exons ATGGCGAACATCTCAAAGAAAGTGTCGTGGTCCAGCCGGGCCGAGGAGTCCGGGGTAGCCGGGGAGGGGACGTCGCTGCTCAACGGCTCCGAGCAGCCCAGACTCTCTAGACAG GACTCTCTGAGGGGGCGACCGAAAGAGATCCCTCATAATGAGAAGCTGCTGTCACTTAAATATGAG AGTCTGGACTATGATAACATTGAGAATCAGCTATTtttggaggaggagaggaggatgagcTACATG GGTTTTCGCTGTCTGGAGATCAGTCGCTGGGTGGTCTGTGGTCTAATTGGCTTTCTGACTGGCCTCATCGCCTGTTTTATAGACATTGCGGTGGAGGAACTGGCTGGGATCAAATACCAAGTGGTCAAACATA ACATAGAGAAGTTTACAGAGGTGGGCGGCCTGTCAATctccctcatcctctgggcTGTCCTCAACTCCTCCATTGTCATGTTTGGGGCCATCATAGTTGCATTTTTCGAG CCTATAGCAGCAGGAAGCGGTattcctcaaataaaatgttatctgAATGGAGTCAAAATTCCCAGGGTGGTACGACTCAAG ACACTGGTGGTGAAAGTGTCCGGTGTTATCTGTTCAGTGGTTGGCGGTCTTGCTGTaggaaag gaagGGCCCATGATTCACTCTGgtgctgttgtagctgcaggaGTCTCTCAGGGCAGGAGCACCTCCTTAAAGAGAGACtttaag ATCTTTGAATACTTCCGGAGAGACACAGAAAAAAGGGACTTTGtgtctgctggagctgctgccggAGTTTCCGCTGCTTTTGGAGCACCAGTCG GTGGCGTTCTGTTCGCTCTAGAGGAGGGAGCTTCTTTCTGGAACCAGATGTTGACGTGGAGAATA TTTTTTGCCTCCATGATCTCTACCTTCACCTTGAACTTCTTCCTCAGTATCTATCATAACAAACCAGGAGACCTTTCCAACCCGGGTCTCATCAACTTTGGGCGCTTTGAGAGTGAT AGTGTGGCCTATAACCTCTATGAGATTCCCTTGTTCATCATTATGGGAGCCATAG GTGGATTGCTGGGAGCTCTGTTCAACAAGCTCAACTACTGGCTGACCATCTTCAGGATCAG ATATGTTCATCGCCCTTGTTTACAAGTGATGGAGGCCATGTTGGTTGCTGCTGTGACCGCGACAGTGTCGTTCACCATGATCTACTTCTCCAATGACTGTCAGCCTCTGGGGCCTGAGCACACGGAGGAGTACCCCCTGCAG ttgttCTGTGCAGATGGGGAGTATAACTCCATGGCAACGGCCTTCTTCAACACTCCTGAGAGAAGTGTTCGTAGTCTCTTCCACAACCAGCCAG GAACCTACAATCCCTTGACCCTGGGTTTGTTCACCCTGACTTATTTCTTCCTGGCGTGTTGGACCTATGGCCTGGCGGTGTCTGCTGGAGTCTTCATCCCATCTCTTCTCATAGGAGCAGCCTGGGGAAGATTGTTTGGAATCCTGCTGGCCTCCATTACCGCCTCTGGCTCG aTCTGGGCTGATCCTGGTAAATATGCCCTGATTGGAGCTGCAGCTCAGTTAG GTGGCATTGTGAGGATGACCCTCAGTTTGACTGTCATCATGGTAGAGGCTACAGGAAATGTCACATACGGTCTTCCCATCATGCTCGTACTCATGACTGCCAAGATAGTAGGAGACTATTTTGAAGAA GGTCTGTATGACATCCACATCAAGCTGCAGAGCGTTCCCTTCCTGCACTTGGAGGCTCCCGCCACCTCCCACTGGTTGACCGCCCG AGAGGTGATGGGTTCCCCGGTCACCTGTCTGAACAGGATAGAGAAAGTGGGAACCATCGTGGACATCCTTAGCAACACGTCTACCAATCACAACGGCTTCCCAGTCGTGGTGCAGGTTACTGCTAGTGACGAG CCAGCGAAGCTCTGCGGCCTCATCCTCCGCTCTCAGCTCATTGTTCTTCTCAAGCACAAG GTGTTTGTGGAGTTGGCCCGGTCCCGGCTGACCCAGAGGAAGCTCCAGCTGAAGGACTTCAGGGACGCCTATCCCCGCTTCCCCCCAATCCAGAGCATCCACGTCTCTCAGGACGAGAGGGAGTGTATGATGGACCTCACTGAGTTCATGAACGCAACGCCTTACACTGTAccacag GAAACGTCTCTGCCTCGTGTGTTTAAGCTGTTCAGGGCGCTGGGACTCAGACACCTGGTGGTAGTGGATGATGAGAACAGG GTGGTTGGACTGGTGACAAGGAAAGACTTGGCCAGATATCACCTGGGAAAACACGGACTAGAGGAGCTTCAGGTGGCCCAgacatag
- the clcn7 gene encoding H(+)/Cl(-) exchange transporter 7 isoform X1: protein MANISKKVSWSSRAEESGVAGEGTSLLNGSEQPRLSRQLSGGGSIFQIGRLSTVDLEEEITSDEDSLRGRPKEIPHNEKLLSLKYESLDYDNIENQLFLEEERRMSYMGFRCLEISRWVVCGLIGFLTGLIACFIDIAVEELAGIKYQVVKHNIEKFTEVGGLSISLILWAVLNSSIVMFGAIIVAFFEPIAAGSGIPQIKCYLNGVKIPRVVRLKTLVVKVSGVICSVVGGLAVGKEGPMIHSGAVVAAGVSQGRSTSLKRDFKIFEYFRRDTEKRDFVSAGAAAGVSAAFGAPVGGVLFALEEGASFWNQMLTWRIFFASMISTFTLNFFLSIYHNKPGDLSNPGLINFGRFESDSVAYNLYEIPLFIIMGAIGGLLGALFNKLNYWLTIFRIRYVHRPCLQVMEAMLVAAVTATVSFTMIYFSNDCQPLGPEHTEEYPLQLFCADGEYNSMATAFFNTPERSVRSLFHNQPGTYNPLTLGLFTLTYFFLACWTYGLAVSAGVFIPSLLIGAAWGRLFGILLASITASGSIWADPGKYALIGAAAQLGGIVRMTLSLTVIMVEATGNVTYGLPIMLVLMTAKIVGDYFEEGLYDIHIKLQSVPFLHLEAPATSHWLTAREVMGSPVTCLNRIEKVGTIVDILSNTSTNHNGFPVVVQVTASDEPAKLCGLILRSQLIVLLKHKVFVELARSRLTQRKLQLKDFRDAYPRFPPIQSIHVSQDERECMMDLTEFMNATPYTVPQETSLPRVFKLFRALGLRHLVVVDDENRVVGLVTRKDLARYHLGKHGLEELQVAQT from the exons ATGGCGAACATCTCAAAGAAAGTGTCGTGGTCCAGCCGGGCCGAGGAGTCCGGGGTAGCCGGGGAGGGGACGTCGCTGCTCAACGGCTCCGAGCAGCCCAGACTCTCTAGACAG CTGTCTGGAGGAGGCAGTATATTTCAGATAGGCAGACTCAGCACGGTGGATTTGGAGGAGGAGATTACGTCAGATGAG GACTCTCTGAGGGGGCGACCGAAAGAGATCCCTCATAATGAGAAGCTGCTGTCACTTAAATATGAG AGTCTGGACTATGATAACATTGAGAATCAGCTATTtttggaggaggagaggaggatgagcTACATG GGTTTTCGCTGTCTGGAGATCAGTCGCTGGGTGGTCTGTGGTCTAATTGGCTTTCTGACTGGCCTCATCGCCTGTTTTATAGACATTGCGGTGGAGGAACTGGCTGGGATCAAATACCAAGTGGTCAAACATA ACATAGAGAAGTTTACAGAGGTGGGCGGCCTGTCAATctccctcatcctctgggcTGTCCTCAACTCCTCCATTGTCATGTTTGGGGCCATCATAGTTGCATTTTTCGAG CCTATAGCAGCAGGAAGCGGTattcctcaaataaaatgttatctgAATGGAGTCAAAATTCCCAGGGTGGTACGACTCAAG ACACTGGTGGTGAAAGTGTCCGGTGTTATCTGTTCAGTGGTTGGCGGTCTTGCTGTaggaaag gaagGGCCCATGATTCACTCTGgtgctgttgtagctgcaggaGTCTCTCAGGGCAGGAGCACCTCCTTAAAGAGAGACtttaag ATCTTTGAATACTTCCGGAGAGACACAGAAAAAAGGGACTTTGtgtctgctggagctgctgccggAGTTTCCGCTGCTTTTGGAGCACCAGTCG GTGGCGTTCTGTTCGCTCTAGAGGAGGGAGCTTCTTTCTGGAACCAGATGTTGACGTGGAGAATA TTTTTTGCCTCCATGATCTCTACCTTCACCTTGAACTTCTTCCTCAGTATCTATCATAACAAACCAGGAGACCTTTCCAACCCGGGTCTCATCAACTTTGGGCGCTTTGAGAGTGAT AGTGTGGCCTATAACCTCTATGAGATTCCCTTGTTCATCATTATGGGAGCCATAG GTGGATTGCTGGGAGCTCTGTTCAACAAGCTCAACTACTGGCTGACCATCTTCAGGATCAG ATATGTTCATCGCCCTTGTTTACAAGTGATGGAGGCCATGTTGGTTGCTGCTGTGACCGCGACAGTGTCGTTCACCATGATCTACTTCTCCAATGACTGTCAGCCTCTGGGGCCTGAGCACACGGAGGAGTACCCCCTGCAG ttgttCTGTGCAGATGGGGAGTATAACTCCATGGCAACGGCCTTCTTCAACACTCCTGAGAGAAGTGTTCGTAGTCTCTTCCACAACCAGCCAG GAACCTACAATCCCTTGACCCTGGGTTTGTTCACCCTGACTTATTTCTTCCTGGCGTGTTGGACCTATGGCCTGGCGGTGTCTGCTGGAGTCTTCATCCCATCTCTTCTCATAGGAGCAGCCTGGGGAAGATTGTTTGGAATCCTGCTGGCCTCCATTACCGCCTCTGGCTCG aTCTGGGCTGATCCTGGTAAATATGCCCTGATTGGAGCTGCAGCTCAGTTAG GTGGCATTGTGAGGATGACCCTCAGTTTGACTGTCATCATGGTAGAGGCTACAGGAAATGTCACATACGGTCTTCCCATCATGCTCGTACTCATGACTGCCAAGATAGTAGGAGACTATTTTGAAGAA GGTCTGTATGACATCCACATCAAGCTGCAGAGCGTTCCCTTCCTGCACTTGGAGGCTCCCGCCACCTCCCACTGGTTGACCGCCCG AGAGGTGATGGGTTCCCCGGTCACCTGTCTGAACAGGATAGAGAAAGTGGGAACCATCGTGGACATCCTTAGCAACACGTCTACCAATCACAACGGCTTCCCAGTCGTGGTGCAGGTTACTGCTAGTGACGAG CCAGCGAAGCTCTGCGGCCTCATCCTCCGCTCTCAGCTCATTGTTCTTCTCAAGCACAAG GTGTTTGTGGAGTTGGCCCGGTCCCGGCTGACCCAGAGGAAGCTCCAGCTGAAGGACTTCAGGGACGCCTATCCCCGCTTCCCCCCAATCCAGAGCATCCACGTCTCTCAGGACGAGAGGGAGTGTATGATGGACCTCACTGAGTTCATGAACGCAACGCCTTACACTGTAccacag GAAACGTCTCTGCCTCGTGTGTTTAAGCTGTTCAGGGCGCTGGGACTCAGACACCTGGTGGTAGTGGATGATGAGAACAGG GTGGTTGGACTGGTGACAAGGAAAGACTTGGCCAGATATCACCTGGGAAAACACGGACTAGAGGAGCTTCAGGTGGCCCAgacatag
- the ptx4 gene encoding pentraxin-4: MDSLRSGHWSLIMVHMLLLQIQPVKLQGVDPVSQKLRRLNEQFLQFQALTQARLNMLAQNQNRNSSVGLENLCEHCQHMSQEFEHLKQSTTQEIGGLREWNRKLDKKSKRMEGRLALMERNLREDRRHAQKQNPDPGHDFSNLTLELQSQEERLAALQAQRDELLIGLKGLQESLKNQALRVTRLEGRLGEVLQHNGGGKTSQLWRGVDPDITPQEYYEPRRRSQAHRRGRPERILDTLPRSEGIGYSQTDNHSQSTSQNRNHPQPNQYQATPNQPKHSKTQKPRPKPESNPQTQVQYPKPQPTDYLPPPDPYHPQSQIQVQAQIKPYPVQQEQLKSRQTVPYPSAQIQPQVQQRSKPRFYRQRYPQIYNPSPPSWHQPLHNAPTHPELTKDRQSRTGQGAPQPQASDELPQPQSESYQPMVSGWGGAEEEESDTKVESSVIHNFLQLPVRHKIPAQPVPKKDATICNVDSMLFFPSASAENYVTFFRTLPDLPELSVCLWLRVMGSHVGTLLSYATNDNDNQLVLYGRNSSAPSASFSASSSFSLDFVIGDPVYRRLPVSSLLDNRWHHVCVLWSSIQGHFWHYSDHRLTSSGSNFRKGWEIPGGGSVILGQEQDTVGGGFDPAEGFAGQMAGFRVWSRVLSPSEVEGVAEGRGVPRGVVLGMEDIKEVHGEVQQVACECLEYCV, translated from the exons ATGGACAGCCTCCGGTCCGGACACTGGTCCCTGATCATGGTCCACATGCTTCTGCTGCAAATTCAGCCCGTTAAGTTGCAGGGAGTTGATCCTGTGTCCCAGAAACTACGACGACTCAATGAACAG TTCCTGCAGTTCCAGGCACTGACCCAGGCCCGTTTGAACATGTTGGCCCAGAACCAGAACAGAAACTCCTCAGTGGGGTTGGAGAACCTATGTGAACACTGCCAACACATGTCACAGGAATTCGAACACCTCAAGCAGAGCACAACGCAGGAGATAGGGGGTCTCAG AGAGTGGAATAGGAAGCTTGATAAGAAAAGCAAGCGAATGGAGGGTCGTCTGGCTTTGATGGAGAGAAACCTGAGGGAAGACCGCCGCCATGCCCAGAAACAGAACCCTGATCCTGGCCATGATTTCTCCAACCTCACCCTGGAGCTCCAGAGCCAAGAGGAAAGGTTGGCTGCCCTGCAGGCCCAGCGTGATGAGCTGCTCATTGGGCTGAAAGGGTTGCAGGAATCCCTGAAAAACCAGGCACTGCGTGTAACTCGGCTGGAGGGCCGGCTTGGTGAGGTCCTGCAGCACAACGGAGGAGGAAAAACCAGCCAGTTGTGGAGGGGTGTTGACCCCGACATAACACCTCAAGAATACTATGAACCACGCAGGAGAAGCCAGGCACATAGAAGAGGGAGGCCTGAAAGGATTCTGGATACCCTACCCAGATCAGAAGGTATTGGTTATTCCCAGACTGATAATCATTCACAGTCCACATCTCAGAACAGAAACCATCCACAGCCCAATCAATACCAGGCAACACCAAACCAGCCCAAACATTCAAAGACACAGAAGCCAAGACCTAAACCAGAATCTAATCCACAGACACAAGTCCAGTATCCTAAACCCCAGCCCACAGATTACCTGCCTCCGCCTGACCCTTATCATCCCCAGTCACAGATCCAGGTGCAGGCCCAGATAAAGCCTTACCCAGTCCAGCAGGAGCAGCTTAAGTCTCGCCAGACTGTGCCTTATCCTTCTGCCCAGATCCAGCCCCAGGTCCAGCAACGATCCAAGCCTCGGTTCTATCGTCAAAGATACCCCCAGATATACAACCCCAGTCCCCCCTCTTGGCACCAGCCCCTGCACAATGCTCCAACCCACCCTGAACTCaccaaagacagacagagcaggACTGGTCAGGGGGCTCCACAGCCCCAGGCTTCAGATGAACTCCCTCAACCCCAGTCTGAGTCTTATCAGCCCATGGTGAGCGGGTGGGGTggagcagaggaagaagaaagtgaCACAAAGGTAGAGTCTTCAGTAATCCACAACTTCCTCCAGCTTCCTGTAAGGCACAAGATCCCTGCACAACCAGTTCCCAAAAAGGATGCAACCA TCTGCAACGTGGACTCCATGCTGTTCTTCCCCTCGGCCTCAGCAGAGAACTATGTCACCTTCTTCCGGACTCTCCCGGACCTTCCTgaactgtctgtgtgtttgtggctccGTGTGATGGGCTCACATGTTGGCACACTGCTCTCCTATGCCACAAATGACAATGACAACCAGTTAGTTCTGTATGGACGCAACTCCTCTGCACCGTCTGCATCCTTCTCtgcttcttcctccttctccctgGACTTCGTCATTGGAGACCCAGTATATCGTCGTCTCCCTGTGTCGTCGCTCTTGGATAATCGCTGGCACCATGTCTGCGTCCTCTGGTCCTCCATCCAGGGTCATTTCTGGCACTACAGTGACCACCGCCTCACCTCCTCAGGCTCCAACTTCAGGAAGGGCTGGGAGATTcctggaggtggatcagtgataCTAGGGCAGGAGCAGGACACTGTTGGTGGGGGGTTTGACCCTGCAGAGGGTTTTGCTGGGCAGATGGCAGGGTTCAGGGTATGGAGCCGGGTGTTAAGTCCTTCAGAGGTGGAAGGGGTGGCAGAAGGAAGAGGTGTGCCCAGAGGGGTGGTGCTCGGCATGGAGGACATAAAGGAGGTACATGGGGAGGTGCAGCAGGTGGCATGTGAATGTTTAGAGTACTGTGTGTGA